A single Candidatus Dormiibacterota bacterium DNA region contains:
- the rpoD gene encoding RNA polymerase sigma factor RpoD produces the protein MSGTDALVSAAETLIVRGKEQGYLTPDDILQAFPEVEAEPDHLERIFNVFREMGIEVSDGDRDFEAVDDIDDEMIATAEAIDSVSLDDPVRMYLKEIGRVALLRAEQEVEYAKLIEQGDDEAKNKLTEANLRLVVSIAKKYIGRGMSFLDLIQEGNMGLIRAVEKFDYHKGYKFSTYATWWIRQAITRAIADQARTIRIPVHMVETINKLVRVSRRLLQELGREPADEEVAEEMGITPEKVREIIKVSQDPVSLETPIGEEEDSHLGDFVEDKEATAPSDAASLTMLRTEVEDILDTLTPRERRVLQLRFGLIDGHQRTLEEVGKRFGVTRERIRQIEAKALRKLRHPSRSKKLKDYLE, from the coding sequence GTGAGCGGCACGGATGCGCTGGTCTCGGCGGCGGAGACGCTCATCGTCCGGGGGAAGGAGCAGGGCTACCTGACCCCCGACGACATCCTGCAGGCCTTCCCTGAGGTCGAGGCCGAGCCCGACCACCTCGAGCGCATCTTCAACGTCTTCCGCGAGATGGGCATCGAGGTCTCCGACGGCGACCGCGACTTCGAGGCCGTCGACGACATCGACGACGAGATGATCGCCACCGCCGAGGCCATCGACTCGGTGTCGCTCGACGATCCGGTGCGCATGTACCTCAAGGAGATCGGGCGGGTGGCGCTGCTTCGCGCCGAGCAGGAGGTGGAGTACGCCAAGCTCATCGAGCAGGGTGACGACGAGGCGAAGAACAAGCTCACCGAGGCGAATCTCCGCCTGGTGGTGAGCATCGCCAAGAAGTACATCGGCCGCGGCATGTCCTTCCTCGACCTCATCCAGGAAGGCAACATGGGCCTGATCCGCGCCGTCGAGAAGTTCGACTACCACAAGGGCTACAAGTTCTCGACGTACGCCACCTGGTGGATCCGCCAGGCGATCACCCGCGCGATCGCCGACCAGGCCCGCACCATCCGCATCCCGGTGCACATGGTCGAGACCATCAACAAGCTGGTCCGCGTGTCGCGCCGCCTCCTCCAGGAGCTGGGCCGGGAGCCCGCCGACGAGGAGGTCGCCGAGGAGATGGGGATCACCCCGGAGAAGGTGCGCGAGATCATCAAGGTCTCCCAGGATCCGGTGTCGCTCGAGACCCCCATCGGCGAGGAGGAGGATTCGCACCTCGGCGACTTCGTCGAGGACAAGGAGGCCACCGCCCCCTCCGACGCCGCCTCGCTGACGATGCTGCGCACCGAGGTGGAGGACATCCTCGACACCCTCACCCCCCGCGAGCGGCGGGTGCTGCAGCTGCGCTTCGGGCTGATCGACGGCCACCAGCGCACCCTGGAGGAGGTGGGCAAGCGCTTCGGGGTGACCCGTGAGCGCATCCGCCAGATCGAGGCCAAGGCGCTGCGCAAGCTCCGTCACCCCTCGCGGAGCAAGAAGCTCAAGGACTACCTCGAGTAA
- a CDS encoding DUF4234 domain-containing protein, which yields MPHADVLGTAQQPAVAWEGPVLRGVSTPNVFRALASAAGTPSNGASNGARTHQPEPEAEAEPLDEYGEDGDLVDDDGQLWSPEAAAARMRAQQRWREINPGPLLPSLTLTDEEAAALLPPVEQPRPEALPEPATTAVTRQVAPWLPAPVPGQTMPATGFGPPGRRRAPAMVVLLSVLTLGFYALWWHHRVNREMAEFDPRMSVDAGRSTWAVAIPLIIGWMVAAAAGARYLLALGGTPTADLPISAEQSLFLAFSPLVVPYLELLLPFSAAAVVMTHERARIVEDRIDTPTDRQLRPVTALGWLAVPVVGGLVGMARMQQHLNEVWRTVSS from the coding sequence ATGCCGCACGCCGATGTCCTCGGCACGGCGCAGCAGCCGGCCGTCGCTTGGGAGGGCCCGGTCCTGCGCGGGGTGTCGACCCCGAACGTGTTCCGTGCCCTGGCCAGCGCGGCGGGCACCCCGTCGAACGGCGCGTCCAACGGCGCCCGGACGCACCAGCCCGAGCCCGAGGCCGAGGCCGAGCCCCTCGACGAGTACGGCGAGGACGGCGACCTGGTCGACGACGACGGCCAGCTCTGGTCCCCGGAGGCGGCGGCGGCGCGGATGCGGGCCCAGCAGCGCTGGCGGGAGATCAATCCCGGGCCGCTGCTGCCCTCGCTGACCCTCACCGACGAGGAGGCGGCGGCGCTGCTGCCTCCGGTCGAGCAGCCCCGTCCCGAGGCCCTGCCGGAGCCGGCCACCACCGCGGTGACGCGGCAGGTGGCACCGTGGCTTCCCGCTCCCGTGCCCGGCCAGACCATGCCGGCGACCGGCTTCGGCCCGCCCGGCAGGCGGCGCGCACCCGCGATGGTGGTGCTGCTCTCGGTGCTGACCCTGGGCTTCTACGCGCTCTGGTGGCACCACCGTGTGAACCGGGAGATGGCCGAGTTCGACCCGCGCATGTCCGTCGACGCCGGCCGTTCGACATGGGCGGTGGCGATCCCGCTGATCATCGGCTGGATGGTCGCGGCCGCCGCCGGGGCCCGCTACCTGCTCGCCCTCGGGGGCACCCCGACCGCGGATCTCCCGATCAGCGCGGAGCAGTCGCTCTTCCTCGCCTTCAGCCCGCTGGTGGTGCCCTACCTCGAGCTGCTGCTGCCCTTCTCGGCCGCGGCGGTGGTGATGACCCACGAGCGCGCCCGCATCGTCGAGGACCGCATCGACACTCCCACCGACCGCCAGCTGCGCCCGGTGACCGCACTCGGCTGGCTGGCCGTCCCGGTGGTCGGGGGCTTGGTGGGAATGGCGCGAATGCAGCAACATCTCAATGAGGTGTGGCGCACGGTCAGCTCCTGA
- a CDS encoding ParA family protein → MAITIACISGKGGVGKTTTTINLAAALAERGRRVLAVDCDPQSNLTSGLGFDPYRLPVTIGDVFAGRVRSAPDAFLSTHWDNLWLLPAKPDLSAVENDLNSSLNRELLLRDALSRDGIQASFDFILFDTPPNFGFHTINVLAAIRYVLIPVQMSGYAIKGLKEVLRTVHAARQRLNPELRILGIVATFVNLRTNFSRDMLEGLREIPNLTVFDTIIKLTVKLQETSLAGVPVTSYAASSEAALAYRSLADEVLAHV, encoded by the coding sequence GTGGCCATCACCATCGCATGCATCTCCGGCAAGGGTGGAGTCGGCAAGACGACCACCACCATCAACCTCGCCGCGGCACTGGCCGAGCGGGGGCGACGGGTGCTCGCCGTCGACTGTGACCCACAGTCGAACCTGACCTCAGGGCTGGGCTTCGACCCCTACCGCCTGCCCGTGACCATCGGCGACGTCTTCGCCGGCCGGGTGCGCTCGGCGCCGGACGCGTTCCTCTCCACCCACTGGGACAACCTCTGGCTGCTGCCCGCCAAGCCCGACCTGAGTGCGGTCGAGAACGACCTGAACTCCTCGCTGAACCGCGAGCTGCTGCTGCGCGACGCGCTCAGCCGCGACGGCATCCAGGCCTCGTTCGACTTCATCCTCTTCGACACCCCGCCCAATTTCGGATTCCACACGATCAACGTCCTGGCGGCGATCCGCTACGTGCTCATCCCGGTGCAGATGTCCGGGTACGCGATCAAGGGGCTGAAGGAGGTGCTGCGCACCGTGCACGCCGCCCGGCAGCGGCTCAACCCCGAGCTGCGGATCCTCGGTATCGTGGCCACCTTCGTGAACCTGCGCACCAACTTCAGCAGGGACATGCTCGAGGGGCTGCGCGAGATCCCCAACCTGACCGTGTTCGACACCATCATCAAGCTCACCGTGAAGCTCCAGGAGACCTCGCTCGCCGGAGTTCCGGTCACTTCGTACGCCGCCTCCTCGGAGGCGGCGCTCGCCTACCGCAGCCTTGCCGACGAGGTGCTCGCCCATGTCTGA
- a CDS encoding ParB N-terminal domain-containing protein, producing the protein MSECFRDLVGASLGDDPALSGGGSLERWLAPTSESRVEQVPIENIDAPHWRPDTADSDPNYRALKSSVRASGILQPLLLRPIGGDRYQLVSGARRLRAARETGQSAVPVIIRELSDVEALLGAWDAVMRAGVSEAERQTLFVRLGESGMAEAEVRALLSGVPARDDSVTAAPAPPLTTMRPPVPAAPAPPAYTPPPVPVAPAPPAYTPPPVPAAPAPPAYSPPAVPPPPPPPATAPGPAWPAPAPIPVPAPPAAVTPPAPAAPALPAMPDIPAPVGPRPKVISISLPPEALAAAAGPAPAPVAPAPSPPTAPAPPAAAAPAPPAAAAPAPPAAPAVPAWTPAPPAPAAPVPPPAARATFNPPATPYPPVEAPPAPGWSVRPAAPPAEPAASVTPPAPTPEAPAWAAPSPPPVSFVPAGTTPAAVPGPAAAGTGSGAAGPAGGGLVARLARDPRTYATVGVFFAVWAVVFIIVAVLIGASNQRLLVAAVVVAAVGFVTAIVGLALGPRRAT; encoded by the coding sequence ATGTCTGAGTGCTTCCGCGACCTGGTCGGTGCGTCGCTGGGCGACGACCCGGCGCTCAGCGGCGGCGGATCGCTGGAGCGCTGGCTCGCGCCCACCAGCGAGTCGCGCGTCGAGCAGGTCCCCATCGAGAACATCGACGCCCCGCACTGGCGGCCCGACACCGCCGACTCCGACCCCAACTACCGTGCCCTGAAGTCGAGCGTGCGCGCCAGCGGCATCCTGCAGCCGCTGCTGCTGCGCCCCATCGGCGGTGACCGCTACCAGCTGGTGAGCGGCGCCCGCCGCCTGCGCGCCGCGCGCGAGACCGGCCAGTCGGCGGTGCCGGTGATCATCCGCGAGCTCAGCGACGTCGAGGCGCTGCTCGGCGCCTGGGACGCGGTGATGCGCGCCGGCGTCTCCGAGGCGGAGCGCCAGACCCTGTTCGTGCGCCTCGGCGAGTCGGGAATGGCCGAGGCCGAGGTGCGCGCACTGCTCAGCGGCGTGCCCGCGCGCGACGACAGCGTCACCGCCGCCCCGGCGCCACCGCTCACGACGATGCGGCCGCCGGTGCCGGCCGCCCCCGCCCCGCCCGCATATACGCCGCCGCCGGTGCCCGTGGCGCCTGCGCCGCCGGCCTACACCCCGCCGCCGGTGCCGGCGGCGCCGGCTCCGCCCGCCTACAGCCCGCCCGCGGTGCCGCCGCCGCCGCCGCCGCCCGCGACCGCGCCCGGCCCCGCCTGGCCGGCGCCCGCGCCCATCCCGGTCCCGGCCCCGCCCGCGGCGGTGACCCCGCCCGCTCCGGCGGCGCCGGCGCTCCCGGCGATGCCCGACATCCCGGCGCCGGTGGGCCCGCGCCCCAAGGTGATCAGCATCAGCCTGCCGCCGGAGGCGCTGGCCGCGGCCGCCGGCCCCGCGCCCGCCCCGGTGGCGCCCGCCCCGTCGCCTCCGACGGCCCCCGCGCCCCCGGCTGCGGCGGCTCCCGCGCCCCCGGCCGCGGCGGCTCCCGCGCCCCCGGCCGCGCCCGCCGTCCCCGCCTGGACGCCGGCTCCTCCGGCGCCGGCCGCCCCGGTCCCCCCGCCCGCAGCCCGGGCGACCTTCAACCCGCCGGCGACGCCGTACCCGCCCGTCGAGGCGCCACCGGCGCCGGGCTGGAGCGTCCGCCCCGCGGCGCCGCCCGCCGAGCCCGCCGCAAGCGTCACCCCGCCCGCGCCCACCCCCGAGGCTCCGGCATGGGCGGCGCCGTCGCCACCCCCGGTCAGCTTCGTCCCCGCGGGAACGACGCCTGCCGCGGTGCCCGGCCCCGCCGCGGCCGGGACCGGCTCCGGTGCCGCCGGGCCTGCGGGGGGCGGACTCGTCGCCCGCCTGGCCCGCGACCCGCGCACCTACGCGACCGTGGGGGTGTTCTTCGCGGTCTGGGCAGTGGTCTTCATCATCGTCGCGGTCCTGATCGGGGCGAGCAACCAGCGCCTGCTGGTGGCCGCCGTGGTGGTGGCCGCCGTCGGCTTCGTCACCGCGATCGTCGGGCTCGCCCTGGGGCCGCGACGGGCGACCTGA
- a CDS encoding alpha/beta hydrolase, giving the protein MTVLRRGAVALAAVAGIAWTAGCAALHRRAMGTVRRPDVAAPADPGVPAERLEVRTADGLRLLAWYLPGTRPAVVVVSGGNRGWAGDVLGIATALRDAGFHVVVHGWRGTPGCDPAPHTLGVHERRDLEAVLEATRRRVGGMPLGLLGYSMGGAVAISVGGSDPGVAAVCTDCAFDDPLRVLGDGVRRVLRVPGPVLTAPVQVLLALRTGARMTDLRPLRRVAEIAPRPLLLIHGEDDASVPPGHGRRLHAAAGPGASLWLLPGVGHCGGYDACREAYVRRVTDFYEAALSSPPGVDRTTNP; this is encoded by the coding sequence GTGACCGTGCTCCGCCGCGGGGCGGTGGCGCTCGCGGCGGTGGCCGGCATCGCCTGGACGGCCGGCTGCGCCGCGCTCCACCGCCGGGCGATGGGAACGGTGCGCCGGCCCGACGTCGCCGCCCCCGCCGACCCGGGCGTCCCGGCCGAGCGGCTGGAGGTGCGCACCGCCGACGGCCTCCGCCTGCTCGCCTGGTATCTGCCCGGCACCCGCCCTGCCGTGGTGGTGGTGAGCGGCGGCAACCGCGGCTGGGCCGGCGACGTGCTCGGCATCGCCACCGCGCTGCGCGACGCCGGCTTCCACGTGGTGGTGCACGGCTGGCGCGGCACCCCGGGCTGCGATCCCGCGCCCCACACCCTCGGCGTCCACGAGCGCCGTGACCTCGAGGCGGTGCTCGAGGCCACCCGCCGACGTGTCGGCGGCATGCCCCTGGGGCTGCTCGGCTACTCGATGGGCGGGGCGGTGGCGATCAGCGTCGGCGGGTCCGACCCGGGGGTGGCCGCCGTCTGCACCGACTGCGCCTTCGACGACCCCCTGCGGGTGCTCGGCGACGGGGTGCGGCGGGTGCTTCGGGTCCCCGGACCGGTGCTCACCGCGCCGGTGCAGGTGCTGCTCGCGCTGCGCACCGGTGCCCGGATGACCGACCTGCGACCGCTCCGGCGGGTGGCCGAGATCGCCCCCCGGCCGCTGCTGCTGATCCACGGCGAGGACGACGCCTCGGTCCCGCCCGGGCACGGCCGCCGCCTCCACGCCGCCGCGGGCCCCGGCGCGTCCCTGTGGCTGCTGCCCGGGGTCGGCCACTGCGGCGGCTACGACGCCTGCCGCGAGGCATACGTCCGCCGTGTCACCGACTTCTACGAGGCGGCGCTCTCGTCTCCGCCTGGCGTTGACAGGACCACAAATCCGTAG
- a CDS encoding JAB domain-containing protein: MAVDHRSAAPQASRGRRGERALTAAGDLAARSEAELIAHVLGGPRPPAEVRHWSIEVSRLPAWRRRSLGAAGLVAEHGIAAGPALRLAALWELADRWYPDDRPAVGSPRDAALLLDDLRHAPTERIAVLLLDSRHRPIGSEVVALGTINASRLQPRDVLAPALLRGASAIVVGHNHPSGDASPSAADRRVTVALREAAVILGVPLLDHLILTRHGQYSFRDAEGWDLEEDGVLRPESL, translated from the coding sequence ATGGCCGTCGACCACCGATCCGCCGCCCCCCAGGCGTCCCGCGGCCGCCGCGGCGAGCGCGCCCTGACCGCCGCCGGCGACCTCGCCGCCCGCTCCGAGGCGGAGCTCATCGCCCACGTGCTCGGCGGGCCCCGCCCGCCCGCCGAGGTGCGGCACTGGTCGATCGAGGTCTCCCGCCTGCCGGCGTGGCGGCGGCGCTCGCTCGGCGCCGCCGGCCTGGTCGCCGAGCACGGCATCGCCGCCGGTCCCGCGCTCCGGCTCGCCGCGCTGTGGGAGCTGGCCGACCGCTGGTACCCCGACGACCGGCCGGCGGTGGGCTCGCCTCGCGACGCCGCCCTGCTCCTCGACGACCTCCGCCACGCCCCCACCGAGCGCATCGCCGTGCTCCTGCTCGACTCCCGCCACCGCCCCATCGGCTCCGAGGTGGTGGCGCTCGGCACCATCAACGCCTCCCGGCTGCAGCCCCGCGACGTGCTCGCCCCGGCGCTGCTCCGCGGCGCCTCGGCGATCGTCGTCGGCCACAACCACCCCAGCGGCGACGCCTCGCCCAGCGCCGCCGACCGCCGCGTGACCGTCGCCCTCCGCGAGGCCGCCGTCATCCTCGGCGTCCCCCTCCTCGACCACCTCATCCTCACCCGCCACGGCCAGTACAGCTTCCGCGACGCCGAGGGCTGGGACCTGGAGGAGGACGGGGTGCTCCGTCCCGAGTCGCTCTGA
- a CDS encoding rubrerythrin family protein, with amino-acid sequence MAALRGTRTENNLRAAFAGDSQADRRFTYFARRADIEGRPDAARLFRDLAAGETGHALGHLELLEEVGDPVTGMALGDTATNLRSALAGETHDHGELYPALARTAREEGFEEIAEWFEALARAHRLRSRSLAATLQSLTEGGEAR; translated from the coding sequence GTGGCGGCACTCAGAGGTACCAGAACGGAGAACAACCTGCGAGCGGCCTTCGCCGGTGACTCTCAGGCGGATCGGCGGTTCACGTACTTCGCGCGGCGGGCGGACATCGAGGGGCGGCCGGACGCGGCCCGGCTGTTCCGCGACCTGGCGGCCGGGGAGACCGGGCATGCGCTCGGTCACCTGGAGCTGCTCGAGGAGGTCGGCGACCCGGTCACCGGGATGGCCCTCGGCGACACCGCCACCAACCTCCGCAGCGCGCTCGCCGGGGAGACCCACGACCACGGTGAGCTGTACCCTGCGCTCGCCCGGACCGCCCGGGAGGAGGGGTTCGAGGAGATCGCCGAGTGGTTCGAGGCGCTGGCCCGGGCCCACCGGCTCCGGTCGCGGAGCCTGGCCGCGACCCTGCAGTCGCTGACCGAGGGAGGGGAGGCCCGATGA
- a CDS encoding DUF3501 family protein — translation MRPLAVDEVRPPAAYEAVRAEALHRLLEQRRPRSIPVGDLITLLFENRTTVAGAVEEQLRAGQIDEPDRIAEEVAVFNALIPGERELTGTLFLETEDAAAQGRWMRELPGISGHVHLEVDGVRAERVVAGPGAPELGDEPVEHLRFRLTEAQCAAIAGGGEAVVCCDHPAHRARTVLDEAQRRALAEDLGR, via the coding sequence ATGAGACCGCTCGCCGTTGACGAGGTCCGGCCCCCCGCCGCCTACGAGGCGGTGCGGGCGGAGGCGCTGCACCGCCTGCTCGAGCAGCGGCGGCCCCGCTCCATCCCCGTCGGCGACCTCATCACCCTGCTCTTCGAGAATCGGACGACGGTGGCGGGGGCGGTCGAGGAGCAGCTTCGCGCCGGCCAGATCGACGAGCCGGACCGCATCGCCGAGGAGGTGGCGGTGTTCAACGCCCTCATCCCCGGGGAGCGCGAGCTCACCGGCACCCTCTTCCTCGAGACCGAGGACGCCGCCGCCCAGGGCCGGTGGATGCGCGAGCTGCCCGGGATCTCCGGCCATGTCCACCTCGAGGTCGACGGCGTCCGCGCCGAGCGGGTGGTGGCTGGTCCCGGCGCTCCCGAGCTCGGCGACGAGCCGGTCGAGCACCTCCGCTTCCGCCTCACCGAGGCGCAGTGCGCGGCGATCGCCGGCGGCGGCGAGGCGGTGGTCTGCTGCGACCATCCCGCCCACCGCGCCCGCACCGTGCTCGACGAGGCGCAGCGGCGCGCCCTCGCCGAGGACCTGGGCCGCTGA
- a CDS encoding glycosyltransferase family 1 protein, whose amino-acid sequence MLVDATALRDGRGAAGIGRYVAGLLAGLEALPDGPEVEVVRPPGRARSENRGWRWLAGQPWALGAAASHRPAAVHGPAGEPVLGWPRRRQVVTIHDVVPWTTAAAAPSGRRLAAFLEVQRRLLRGCGALIAVSGTVAGEAAAALGIPAERFTVVAEGVDAPFESDPAAGDAGLRAGCGAPAGGYVLWAGSMRSPDPRKALDVLVEAMAALEAEGRGVPLVLAGAPGAASEQVSALARERGVRLHLPGFVSDPALAALYRGAAAAVLPSRHEGFGLPALEAMACGAPLVAGRAGNLPDLCGDAALLVPPGDARELAGALGAVLGDTAVAARLRVAGPRRAAAFSWRRCAEETAAVYRTLYSRP is encoded by the coding sequence GTGCTGGTCGACGCCACCGCACTGCGCGACGGCCGCGGCGCGGCGGGCATCGGCCGCTATGTGGCCGGGCTGCTGGCCGGGCTCGAGGCGCTGCCCGACGGTCCCGAGGTGGAGGTGGTCCGGCCGCCGGGGCGGGCGCGCAGCGAGAACCGCGGCTGGCGCTGGCTCGCCGGCCAGCCCTGGGCGCTCGGCGCCGCCGCCAGCCACCGGCCGGCGGCGGTCCACGGCCCCGCGGGCGAGCCGGTGCTGGGCTGGCCGCGGCGGCGCCAGGTGGTCACCATCCACGACGTCGTCCCCTGGACCACGGCCGCCGCCGCCCCCTCCGGGCGCCGCCTCGCCGCCTTCCTCGAGGTCCAGCGCCGGCTGCTCCGCGGCTGCGGGGCGCTGATCGCGGTGAGCGGCACCGTGGCCGGCGAGGCGGCGGCGGCGCTCGGCATCCCCGCCGAGCGCTTCACCGTGGTCGCCGAGGGGGTGGACGCGCCCTTCGAGAGCGACCCCGCCGCCGGCGACGCCGGGCTGCGCGCCGGCTGCGGCGCCCCGGCCGGCGGCTACGTGCTCTGGGCGGGGAGCATGCGCAGCCCCGACCCGCGCAAGGCGCTCGACGTGCTCGTCGAGGCGATGGCCGCCCTGGAGGCGGAGGGGCGCGGGGTGCCGCTGGTGCTCGCCGGCGCCCCCGGTGCGGCCTCCGAGCAGGTCTCCGCCCTCGCCCGCGAGCGCGGCGTCCGACTCCACCTCCCCGGCTTCGTGAGCGACCCGGCCCTGGCGGCTCTCTACCGAGGCGCCGCGGCGGCGGTGCTGCCCTCGCGCCACGAGGGCTTCGGCCTGCCCGCGCTGGAGGCGATGGCCTGCGGCGCTCCGCTGGTCGCGGGGCGCGCCGGCAACCTCCCCGACCTCTGCGGCGACGCCGCCCTGCTGGTCCCCCCCGGCGACGCCCGGGAGCTCGCCGGCGCGCTCGGCGCGGTGCTCGGCGACACCGCCGTCGCCGCCCGGCTGCGGGTCGCCGGGCCGCGCCGGGCGGCCGCCTTCAGCTGGCGCCGCTGCGCCGAGGAGACCGCCGCCGTCTACCGGACGCTATATTCCCGGCCGTGA
- a CDS encoding Trm112 family protein has protein sequence MSDLPADLLALLVCPKCRGPLVAEAAALRCDACRLRYRVDDGIPVMLIDEATPVPAEG, from the coding sequence GTGAGCGATCTCCCTGCCGACCTCCTCGCCCTCCTCGTCTGCCCGAAGTGCCGGGGTCCGCTGGTCGCCGAGGCGGCGGCGCTGCGCTGCGACGCCTGCCGGCTGCGCTACCGCGTCGACGACGGCATCCCGGTGATGCTCATCGACGAGGCGACCCCGGTCCCCGCCGAGGGTTGA
- a CDS encoding diaminobutyrate--2-oxoglutarate transaminase, which translates to MIGGRLLENQARRESNARTYARSLSLALIRGEGIHLVDADGRSYIDCLAGAGTLALGHNHPAVLEAIRAVLDSGLPLHTLDFATPVKDAFVEELFAHLPAGLATDLRVHFCSPAGTDAVEAALKLVRIATGRRSILAFTGGYHGMTAGALAASGPVAVRAPIGGITSEVHFLPFPSAYRCPFGVGGVEGARIAVGYVERLLDDPSSGIPPVAGMILEVVQGEGGSNPAPDEWLRAMRRLTAERGIPLIVDEVQTGVGRTGRFLAFEHAGIEPDVVVLSKAIGGGLPLAVILYRSALDVWEPGAHTGTFRGNQLAMAAGTATLREVVGARLDAHAARAGSRLMEDLRAALSGSGCAGDVRGRGLMVGVELVDPAGEPDVTGTPPADGRMARAVQLECLQRGLVVERGGRHGAVIRLLPPLIITAAQLGDVVERLAAAVRAAERSRSRGNAA; encoded by the coding sequence GTGATCGGCGGGCGCCTTCTGGAGAACCAGGCGCGTCGCGAGTCGAACGCGCGGACCTACGCGCGGTCGCTGTCGCTGGCGCTGATCCGCGGCGAGGGCATCCACCTCGTCGATGCCGACGGCCGCTCGTACATCGACTGCCTGGCCGGCGCCGGCACCCTCGCCCTCGGCCACAACCACCCGGCGGTGCTGGAGGCGATCAGGGCGGTGCTCGACAGCGGGCTGCCGCTCCACACCCTCGACTTCGCCACCCCGGTCAAGGACGCGTTCGTCGAGGAGCTCTTCGCCCATCTCCCCGCCGGCCTCGCCACCGACCTCCGGGTGCACTTCTGCAGCCCGGCGGGCACCGACGCGGTCGAGGCGGCGCTCAAGCTGGTGCGCATCGCCACCGGGCGGCGCAGCATCCTCGCCTTCACCGGCGGCTACCACGGCATGACCGCGGGCGCGCTCGCGGCCAGCGGCCCGGTGGCGGTGCGGGCGCCGATCGGCGGCATCACCAGCGAGGTGCACTTCCTGCCCTTCCCCTCCGCCTACCGGTGCCCGTTCGGGGTCGGCGGTGTCGAGGGGGCGCGGATCGCGGTGGGCTACGTCGAGCGCCTCCTCGACGACCCCAGCAGTGGCATCCCGCCGGTGGCGGGGATGATCCTGGAGGTGGTCCAGGGCGAGGGCGGGAGCAATCCCGCCCCCGATGAGTGGCTGCGGGCGATGCGCCGGCTCACCGCCGAGCGCGGCATCCCGCTGATCGTCGACGAGGTGCAGACCGGGGTGGGGCGCACCGGCCGGTTCCTCGCCTTCGAGCACGCCGGCATCGAGCCCGACGTGGTGGTGCTCTCGAAGGCGATCGGCGGCGGGCTGCCGCTGGCGGTGATCCTCTACCGCTCCGCGCTCGACGTCTGGGAGCCGGGAGCGCACACCGGCACCTTCCGCGGCAACCAGCTGGCGATGGCGGCGGGGACGGCCACGCTCCGCGAGGTGGTCGGCGCCCGGCTCGACGCCCATGCCGCCAGGGCCGGCAGCCGGCTGATGGAGGACCTCCGGGCCGCGCTGTCGGGCAGCGGCTGCGCCGGCGACGTCCGCGGCCGCGGGCTCATGGTCGGGGTCGAGCTCGTCGACCCCGCGGGCGAGCCCGACGTCACCGGGACGCCCCCCGCCGACGGGCGGATGGCCCGGGCGGTGCAGCTGGAGTGCCTGCAGCGCGGGCTGGTGGTGGAGCGGGGCGGCCGCCACGGGGCGGTGATCCGGCTGCTGCCGCCGCTGATCATCACCGCCGCGCAGCTCGGCGACGTCGTCGAGCGCCTGGCTGCCGCGGTCCGCGCCGCCGAGCGCTCCCGCAGCCGGGGGAACGCGGCATGA